The proteins below come from a single Rosa rugosa chromosome 2, drRosRugo1.1, whole genome shotgun sequence genomic window:
- the LOC133734456 gene encoding uncharacterized protein LOC133734456 — MAHKAMARLGAVLVILLIAFVVAEGSPKPKAKKVKCHDKKFYKCYHKDLYCPAACLRTCVVDCKKCKAVCKAPPPPPPPPPPPPPRRKWRYPPPPPPKSYHHSPPPPRKTYPSPPPAPSVVPTPPPPATTPPPSPPISTPSSQPMPPATTPSAPPSPIPTPSPPLSTPSSPPPPTPTPTPSPPLPPTSTPPSFYPPPPPSSEAAGEKRVKCKNKNYPHCYGLELSCPSGCPEQCEVDCVTCSPVCNCNKPGAVCQDPRFIGGDGITFYFHGKRDQDFCLVSDSNIHINAHFIGKRDQNMKRDFTWVQSLGILFDNRKLFIGAKPTSTWDDTVDRLTLAIDDETISLADNEGAYWQSQGLKITRSKNTNAVEIEAEGNFKIKAVVVPITEKESVIHKYGITQEDCFAHLDLSFKFYALSGEVNGVLGQTYGENYVTRVKMGVVMPVLGGDREFSSSSIFASDCAVARFSGESSEKSKYASTINCASGMDARGVVCKR, encoded by the exons ATGGCTCATAAAGCTATGGCGCGCCTGGGTGCGGTTTTGGTCATTCTGTtgattgcttttgttgtagctgaGGGATCTCCTAAACCAAAGGCTAAGAAAGTCAAGTGCCACGACAAGAAGTTCTACAAGTGTTACCATAAAGATCTCTACTGCCCAGCAGCATGCCTCCGCACTTGTGTTGTGGATTGTAAGAAATGCAAAGCTGTTTGTAAGGCGccgcctccaccaccaccacctcctccaccgCCGCCACCCAGACGAAAGTGGCGCTACCCACCCCCTCCTCCCCCAAAGAGTTATCACCACTCACCGCCTCCTCCTCGCAAGACTTatccttcaccaccacctgccCCTTCAGTTGTTCCTACTCCCCCTCCTCCAGCTACAACTCCACCTCCGTCACCCCCTATCTCTACCCCGTCGTCACAACCGATGCCTCCTGCTACTACCCCATCAGCACCGCCATCCCCTATTCCTACTCCATCACCACCTTTGTCCACACCATCATCACCGCCACCCCCTACTCCTACTCCTACTCCATCACCACCGCTGCCCCCTACTTCTACACCACCTTCTTTCTATCCTCCACCACCGCCTTCATCAGAGGCCGCGGGTGAAAAGAGAGTCAAATGCAAGAATAAAAACTACCCTCATTGCTATGGTCTGGAGCTAAGTTGTCCTAGTGGGTGCCCTGAGCAATGTGAAGTTGACTGCGTCACATGCAGTCCCGTTTGTA ACTGCAACAAACCAGGTGCTGTTTGCCAAGACCCTAGATTTATTGGTGGTGATGGTATAACCTTCTACTTCCATGGCAAGCGAGACCAAGACTTCTGTCTCGTATCTGATTCCAACATCCACATCAACGCCCATTTCATCGGAAAAAGAGACCAAAATATGAAGAGGGACTTCACTTGGGTCCAATCTCTAGGTATCCTCTTTGACAATCGCAAGCTCTTCATAGGTGCCAAACCAACCTCCACTTGGGATGACACCGTCGACCGCCTAACCCTAGCCATTGACGACGAAACCATTAGCCTTGCCGACAACGAAGGAGCATATTGGCAATCACAGGGACTCAAGATCACAAGGAGCAAGAACACAAATGCTGTAGAAATTGAAGCCGAAGGGAATTTCAAGATCAAAGCAGTGGTGGTGCCGATAACGGAGAAAGAGTCGGTGATACACAAGTATGGGATTACACAGGAGGATTGCTTTGCTCACCTTGACTTGAGCTTCAAGTTTTATGCCCTAAGTGGGGAAGTTAATGGCGTGCTAGGACAGACATACGGTGAGAACTATGTTACTAGGGTCAAGATGGGTGTCGTGATGCCTGTTTTGGGTGGCGATAGAGAATTTTCATCGTCTAGCATCTTTGCCTCGGATTGTGCTGTTGCTAGGTTTAGCGGTGAGTCTAGTGAAAAGTCCAAGTATGCTAGTACTATAAATTGCGCTAGTGGGATGGATGCCCGTGGAGTTGTTTGTAAGAGGTAA